atataaataaaacttattatTAGAAATTGCATTATCTGTTAAACTATTTGACATATTGGCACAAAAATTGGTAGGAGTCATCAACAGTATGTCCTGAAGTTACCTGAGAAGTTTGAACATGCTGCCACCTAGTGTTCCTAGTTTTTGCAAAAATAGAACTTGAAAAGGTTCCTTAAAATTTTGATATCTGTCTTTACATTCCTTGGCTTATTCTGATTCTGACGATATGtcgtttttcattttccatCATTTTGTTTGTCCATCATTTTGAAGTGAATTGAAGAGTTTTATTGTTATTCTGCCTACATATTTTGTCCAAAATCtgatcagatgatctttggactgagctgcacagaaatgactgaacaaatAACTGCTCACCTGTTGCCATTCAGTCTAATGAGGCTGTTCAGCTATCAGGTTAACCAGAAGCAACATTAgtattaagttagcttagcatacTAATCTGGTTAACATGCTAAGTAATGTTTTTGTGAGCTCATTCTCACACAGAAAGCTCTCCTCTGCAGCCTGGTGAATGTGTCAACAGACAGTTGAGTGTTGCCAATTGCTTTCATctgaaagtagctaaaactggttGTTAAATGTCGCTAAATGACGTCATACTTGCGTGTCCACTGATCTATATGGGCGAGTCACAGAATCTAAGtaaggtttgtccaagaagttgctagaCTTGTTGCtaggcttttgaaaaaagtctcaaaaggggcAGAGAAGTCGTTAAATCTAGCATCAAAATCCTTAATTTGGCAGCACTGGTGACGGGTACCTGACCCAGAGATTGTGGGCTCAAGTCCCAGATGGAACGACTTTATAAAATTGTGTCATTTCACCAGTATCTCCAGTATCTCTctagtgaagctgtgggtttcAAAAACTACAATGTTACTCCCTCGTAAGTAAGAAATACAGTATAACGTAGCAAAATGGGCTGTTTAGACAACACTGATTTAAATCTACGAATTAATCTCAATGCTTGCTATTAAtgctaaagaccttgattagcttgtttaggtgtgtttgatcagggttggagctaaatttTCCACAAAAGTGGATCTTGATGGCCAGAGTTGAGAACCTCTGCATAATGGTATTCATGACCATATCACTGTAGGCAAGAATTTATATTTCTTCTGACCCATTGCATTCACCATATTATCTATTATCTAACTAAagctgttgtttttattttatccaTATTCCCAGCATGGATCTTTAACTTACTTTttggttgttttgtttttgtatgtaCATTCTTCTGACCAAATTAACCCAATATGTCTATGATCAAATCTTAAGCCTGAAAATCTCACTACTTTGACTTAATCTAGCCTCACTTTATATGTGGGTTGAATGATAGTTATGTAATTAAAGACAAACTGACATTAACTAATCGCTGATGACgtcatttataaaaacaaaatgggaATGCTTGACGCAATCTGCAACTAGACTCTAAAGTTTGAACAAACATTGATGTTGGCTAGGTATTACTCCTACATATCAGCTTATTTCTATCATTCTCTGTATGGGTTGTTATTTCTTGCAGATTTCTGCTGGTTCTAAATCAGATACAAGCacagtaaaatttaatttacgaGTCCATTCGTAAGAGATCCGTTGTGTGTGAATTAATATGAACTGTGTGGCGTCTCTCTACTaatagtgaagctgtgggttttaGTTCTTTCAAAAACAGAAAGACATGCTAAAACTAAGTTTTTCagctattttattgataaatcaCAGAACAGCACTTACAGTAAGTTTCTACACTACTTAATTTTTCTATGTGTGTgatctgcatgtgtgtgtgttttacaatGTAGCAGCACATTAGTTCAGAACAGTGATTTACTTACCTGTACGATAAACCATTTAAAACCTGCATTCACCCGATCAATATGGAGTATCCAGATGGTATAAACAAACATATCTTGTGGAGTGTTCTCAgagtatgcatttatttgtcattttgtgCAATTAAACTGGGCTTaaacttgtattttttttctgttttcaccttTAGATCTGATTCCGCTGAAAGAGGAGATTCAAGATCTGAATGATGTAAAGGAAGAGAAACATGATTTCATAACTGGAGAAAATGATCTTAGCTGCTCAGAGACTGAAGAGACTTCCTCAAAAAAAGCTCAAAAGACAGGGGGTAGACATAATTTATACTGCTCTCTATGTGAAAAGACTTTCAGCAAACATGAAAACCTTGAAGCTCACATGAAAGTTCACAATGGAGAGAgtccttacacctgccaacagtgtggaaaaggTTTCAGtgtaaaaggaaaccttaaagtccacatgagaattcacactggagaaaagccttacacctgccctCACTGTGAAAAGAGTTTTGCACAACAAGGAACACTTATTGACCAcataagaattcacactggagaaacacctttcacatgtgatcagtgtggaaagagtttcagacaaAGAGTCACCCTTAATTTCCACAAGAAGATTCACTCAAGAGGGAACTGTTGTAAATGTCATCAGTGTGGAATGAGTTTCGCAGACAACGATCTTCTTAAGGATCATGCAATAACTCACATTGGAGAGAAGCGTTTCATTTGCCCTCACTGTGGAAGAACTTGCTCGAGCAATTCAAACCTTGaggttcacatgagagttcacactggagagaagcctttcacctgccaacagtgtggaaaaggtttcaaagaaaaaaagaaaccttAAAATACACATGAGgcttcacaccggagagaaacctttcatgTGTCTTGAGTGTGACGTGAGTTTCACATACCAAAGAGATCTGAAACGTCATTTGAAAGTTCATGCTGGAAATAGAGTTGAGATTAGTGTACCGTTTCCAGAGCGTGTCAGAAAGAAAAAGGCGTTTATGTAAATCTCGGCTCCAGAGGCTTCCTAAATCCTCAGCGATTGTACACACTGTAAGGACAGTAACGATGGCGATATCAATTTGAGCGAGAGCCTGATGATGAAACATTGGAAGAGAACTAGTTATTCAACCCAAACCTCCATTGCAAGGATGACTTGAGCAGGACATTTGTCAGTGACAAGTTTTACTCAGTCTGTCATACATTGAGATGTTGCAGCTATAATTTCTCTACTTCTGCATTAACATGTTATGTATATCAACAAACCCAtgtatatttctattttattga
Above is a genomic segment from Megalobrama amblycephala isolate DHTTF-2021 linkage group LG14, ASM1881202v1, whole genome shotgun sequence containing:
- the LOC125245902 gene encoding gastrula zinc finger protein XlCGF49.1-like; its protein translation is MAFIKVEIEDVKIEEAFEVKQEETQTDLIPLKEEIQDLNDVKEEKHDFITGENDLSCSETEETSSKKAQKTGGRHNLYCSLCEKTFSKHENLEAHMKVHNGESPYTCQQCGKGFSVKGNLKVHMRIHTGEKPYTCPHCEKSFAQQGTLIDHIRIHTGETPFTCDQCGKSFRQRVTLNFHKKIHSRGNCCKCHQCGMSFADNDLLKDHAITHIGEKRFICPHCGRTCSSNSNLEVHMRVHTGEKPFTCQQCGKGFKEKKKP